In one window of Comamonas testosteroni DNA:
- a CDS encoding lysozyme, with protein MNEVSMPKAPSIPASLARKGAIPAALLAALTSPLAYTTLERWEGNILHVYKDKLANGIPTFCAGRTDWKATPGAKLTSDQCQEINKTTLLEYGYTVLGCVNWDYLTAKRLIGLTMFAINVGKEGACGSQAVRQINVGNVTAGCNLIARTPSGAPNWSFADGKYVQGLQNRRQAERSLCLEDGK; from the coding sequence ATGAATGAGGTCTCCATGCCCAAGGCTCCAAGCATTCCTGCCTCATTGGCCAGGAAGGGGGCGATCCCGGCCGCACTGTTGGCAGCCCTGACCAGCCCGCTGGCCTACACAACGCTTGAACGCTGGGAAGGCAACATTCTTCACGTCTACAAAGACAAGCTGGCCAACGGAATTCCCACGTTCTGCGCTGGCCGAACGGACTGGAAGGCCACGCCAGGCGCAAAGCTGACCAGCGACCAATGTCAGGAGATCAACAAGACCACGCTGCTGGAATACGGCTACACCGTCTTGGGCTGCGTGAACTGGGATTATCTGACTGCCAAGCGCCTGATCGGCCTGACGATGTTCGCCATCAACGTCGGGAAAGAGGGCGCTTGCGGCTCCCAGGCCGTGCGCCAGATCAACGTTGGCAACGTGACGGCCGGCTGCAACCTGATTGCCAGGACACCAAGCGGAGCGCCGAACTGGTCATTCGCGGATGGCAAGTACGTGCAGGGCCTGCAGAACCGCCGGCAAGCTGAGCGCTCGCTGTGCCTGGAGGATGGCAAGTGA
- a CDS encoding host specificity factor TipJ family phage tail protein yields MEVNRAESAAVAAVGGVPADVLDTAGRLVVTPNALTLDGQRNVPADLQPGESLASFLERHVPGIDSGAWTVMIGGAVVPQAMWSRTFPKHGQLIACRAVLRRSALQLVALAALTYFSGGIASAIYGAAGGTYVAAAAGTWISAIQAGVFIAGSVLINKVLGPKIPSAQSQAQKQIYSLSDQRNTARPYEPIPVLWGEMRVTPDLASKAYAWYEGDDQYLSTILLGGINVHSVADLAIGETPIGNYSDVSIYYNGFPGIPSQDVPLYSNVDAVAGAEFVNGGDWITRTGSAGAGVLQLDIEGQLYDVDNKNNIKPNSVDLTIEARLVGSSAWATLASSTITNASTDVLRRTHSFDVAPGQYEVRAKLGVPRWNEGGSADACKFSWVSLKSVQADTTDYSQWGRIGIKIRASGQLSGSLDQVRATYRAKPMPFWTGTEWATATTRADGLSNPGAILLQTLRGVWVTDRQGQRVLQFGFGLSDEQIDIEGLKAFMLHCAARGYTYDKWVTSSVSLGAFCEEVALAGMGEFAWTDGSRPTAVFVTNGQPNSAVVNMANMLKGGFSVDYALSNAADGIEYQWLNRDTWEMTTLRVMAPGVTTMLSPARVTGEGITSEAHAAVMARYHLAQSLYQYKTVHYTADIEHLDYRRLSVLSVSHDLTQWGFGGRVMAAKRIGAQVQLTLDESVPPLASAYIGLRVPGARDYRVWPVQPLAVESDVVTLVGEWPEDLDFPGEGIGNPAHDTLWCYDFKATPGYRVRVTGIDPESDLKGARITAVPEGPEFWDYVLNGTYVPAPNQSSIPQLGRPVVKNLRVSEKVNLQGDTEWYELSCIWDVEGDYNHAQVWAGRDGSELRLVDGNAVANRSTFRIDGAGEWLIIVRPFNASGQAGQSAEKLYITTMTQVPPRNPGSFVVQQVTGGLRRFAWMYAGDKPAALAGVQIRYLPGDISLSVDMWDDMQPLGEADDIYTAQFEASKPQAGLWTFGLRAIDTAGQLANGIVRFSINLDQSFDQIQQPDLTPPPQVTGLAAVGMFTSVQVIWDTANYVQGHGHARTIIYAAEGAGAQFSAARQVAEAFGGPTSFASEPATTWSIWAKHQSVDGVLSDLPAGPVVVETGQDLDKVQEALGGHISESWLANSLGQRIDLLDKEGGPLGRSLVSAAQQQDALNQSVRGNINQMAEGLLEAALAADKALERITDAGVYVDPATGQVKIYGLEQTNEHVTTLQVLLDAVQGQLVLKATTAYVDGAIANATLSPADLILYEGLDARIVEVTQQLDSINGQLSQKASALELQGAMVRLTAAESNLDALNGQIALRVTRAEYEADQGLLNERMNSAEIQLSAIDAPAITATVIAVKKAERDAQKSAEALLRDILSGEQTRNVADTALAFARTELTAKVEEGLSAEAAARTELAATVDEQAAALSQESKVRATEIAAEASAREQLAARIDGDLGEVSAAIAEEKSVRTDQTGYLGALYSLRMQLSQGGQLVVGGVAISGTSSEESGPRIDYGVMANSFWIAVPSGSPAGVSNVKPFSVQTTAQTINGVVVPAGVYMDAAYINNVTVLFGRFGTLLADKIQATAISASQLAAGDGVIGGTLKSSNYVAGSSGWMLRPDGMAEFSGVIVRGTVYAWAGQVGGITIASNELHSSNWNNVYGPGGLGWAIRANGQAYFNELNIRGQINGGAYTGYAWPAAGQSGFHLGPNGLLIGNANNSKYFQVTAEGDIYTPAFRVVGGVMTVQQVDVIDTLQIRSGAITAVAPRWVGSVAFFVSTSRTLDDFAVSAAYQNIIYLEWLNNIGGDGLYLNAYRGSGEDSQLVNVVYPGAYARVELLFYANGSYMGSTSVEVFQGIGNYVITPLYAVPLGATRVLVNMPPISRNSPQGQRSLNNIKITTISIKR; encoded by the coding sequence ATGGAAGTGAATCGCGCTGAATCTGCTGCTGTGGCTGCCGTTGGTGGGGTGCCTGCCGATGTGTTGGACACGGCGGGTCGCCTGGTCGTCACGCCTAATGCGTTGACGCTGGACGGTCAGCGCAATGTGCCGGCAGATCTGCAGCCCGGTGAGAGCCTGGCGTCTTTCCTCGAGCGTCATGTGCCTGGCATCGATTCGGGGGCCTGGACCGTAATGATCGGCGGGGCTGTGGTGCCACAAGCCATGTGGTCGCGCACCTTCCCCAAGCATGGGCAGTTGATTGCTTGCCGCGCCGTGCTGCGCCGCTCCGCCCTGCAGCTTGTGGCCCTTGCCGCACTGACCTACTTTTCCGGCGGGATAGCCTCTGCAATCTATGGCGCTGCAGGCGGCACCTATGTGGCAGCTGCTGCGGGCACCTGGATCTCTGCCATTCAGGCGGGCGTCTTTATTGCCGGCTCGGTGCTGATCAACAAGGTGCTGGGCCCCAAGATTCCCTCGGCCCAATCGCAGGCTCAAAAGCAGATCTACAGCCTGAGCGACCAGCGCAACACCGCACGGCCCTATGAGCCCATCCCTGTGCTCTGGGGTGAGATGCGTGTCACGCCCGACCTGGCCAGCAAGGCTTACGCCTGGTACGAGGGCGACGACCAATACCTCAGCACCATTTTGCTCGGCGGCATCAATGTGCACAGCGTCGCAGATCTCGCCATCGGAGAGACGCCCATCGGAAACTACTCCGATGTGAGCATCTACTACAACGGCTTCCCAGGCATTCCAAGCCAGGATGTGCCGCTGTACAGCAACGTGGATGCCGTCGCCGGCGCAGAGTTTGTCAACGGCGGCGACTGGATCACGCGCACGGGCTCGGCCGGCGCCGGCGTGCTGCAGCTGGACATCGAGGGACAGCTCTACGACGTAGACAACAAGAACAACATCAAGCCCAACTCGGTTGATCTGACGATTGAGGCCCGCCTAGTCGGCTCGTCTGCCTGGGCCACGCTGGCCAGCAGCACGATCACGAATGCCAGCACCGATGTGCTGCGCCGCACCCATTCGTTTGATGTGGCGCCTGGCCAATATGAGGTGCGGGCCAAGCTTGGCGTGCCGCGATGGAACGAGGGCGGATCTGCCGATGCCTGCAAGTTCTCCTGGGTGTCGCTCAAGAGTGTGCAGGCCGACACGACCGATTACAGCCAGTGGGGCAGGATCGGCATCAAGATCCGTGCCTCGGGCCAGCTCAGCGGCAGCCTGGATCAAGTGCGCGCCACCTATCGCGCCAAGCCTATGCCGTTCTGGACGGGCACCGAATGGGCCACGGCCACGACGCGCGCAGATGGTCTTTCCAACCCTGGCGCCATCCTGCTGCAGACGCTGCGCGGCGTGTGGGTGACGGACCGTCAGGGCCAGCGTGTCTTGCAGTTTGGCTTTGGCCTGTCTGATGAGCAGATCGACATCGAGGGCCTGAAGGCCTTCATGCTGCACTGCGCGGCTCGCGGCTACACCTATGACAAGTGGGTCACTTCCAGCGTGTCCCTTGGCGCCTTCTGTGAAGAGGTCGCGCTGGCCGGCATGGGTGAGTTCGCCTGGACCGACGGCAGCCGCCCCACGGCCGTCTTTGTGACCAACGGCCAGCCCAACAGCGCCGTGGTCAACATGGCCAACATGCTCAAGGGCGGTTTCAGTGTGGACTACGCGCTGAGCAATGCCGCCGATGGCATCGAGTACCAATGGCTGAACCGCGACACCTGGGAGATGACGACCCTGCGCGTGATGGCTCCGGGCGTGACAACCATGCTCAGCCCGGCCCGCGTGACGGGCGAGGGCATCACCAGCGAGGCCCATGCCGCCGTCATGGCGCGCTACCACCTGGCCCAGAGCCTGTACCAGTACAAGACCGTGCACTACACGGCCGACATTGAGCATCTGGACTATCGCCGGCTGTCGGTGCTGTCTGTCTCCCACGACCTGACGCAATGGGGTTTTGGCGGCCGGGTGATGGCTGCCAAGCGCATCGGCGCTCAGGTGCAGCTGACTCTGGATGAGTCGGTGCCGCCCCTGGCCTCTGCCTACATCGGCCTGCGTGTGCCTGGCGCGCGTGACTACCGCGTGTGGCCCGTGCAGCCGCTGGCGGTCGAGTCGGATGTTGTCACCCTGGTGGGCGAGTGGCCCGAGGATCTGGATTTCCCCGGTGAGGGTATCGGCAACCCTGCGCATGACACGCTGTGGTGCTACGACTTCAAGGCCACGCCCGGCTATCGCGTGCGCGTGACCGGCATTGATCCCGAGTCGGATCTCAAGGGCGCGCGCATCACGGCCGTGCCCGAAGGGCCCGAGTTCTGGGACTACGTGCTCAACGGCACCTATGTGCCCGCGCCCAACCAGAGCAGCATTCCCCAGCTGGGCCGGCCTGTTGTCAAGAATCTGCGCGTTTCCGAAAAGGTCAACCTGCAGGGGGATACAGAGTGGTATGAGCTGTCCTGCATCTGGGATGTGGAAGGCGACTATAACCACGCCCAGGTCTGGGCTGGCCGTGACGGCTCGGAGCTGCGCCTGGTCGATGGTAACGCTGTAGCCAACCGCAGCACATTCCGCATTGATGGCGCGGGGGAGTGGCTGATCATCGTGCGCCCGTTCAATGCCAGTGGCCAGGCCGGACAGTCGGCTGAGAAGCTCTACATCACCACGATGACGCAGGTGCCGCCTCGCAATCCAGGCAGCTTTGTGGTCCAGCAGGTCACTGGTGGTCTGCGTCGCTTTGCCTGGATGTACGCCGGCGACAAGCCCGCGGCATTGGCCGGTGTGCAGATCCGCTACCTGCCGGGCGATATCTCGCTGAGCGTGGACATGTGGGATGACATGCAGCCCCTTGGCGAGGCCGACGATATCTACACAGCTCAGTTTGAGGCGAGCAAGCCCCAGGCAGGCCTGTGGACCTTTGGCCTGCGCGCCATCGATACGGCTGGGCAACTGGCTAATGGCATTGTTCGCTTTTCGATCAACCTGGATCAGAGCTTTGACCAGATCCAGCAACCGGACCTGACGCCGCCACCACAGGTGACCGGGCTTGCCGCCGTGGGCATGTTCACCAGCGTGCAGGTCATCTGGGATACAGCCAACTACGTGCAGGGCCACGGCCACGCCAGAACCATCATCTATGCGGCCGAGGGAGCCGGAGCGCAGTTCTCTGCTGCGCGCCAGGTGGCAGAGGCCTTTGGTGGTCCTACTTCCTTTGCCAGCGAACCGGCCACTACCTGGAGCATCTGGGCAAAGCACCAGTCCGTTGATGGCGTGCTGTCCGATTTGCCGGCTGGTCCCGTGGTGGTTGAGACCGGCCAGGACCTGGACAAGGTGCAAGAGGCACTGGGCGGCCACATTTCTGAATCGTGGTTGGCCAACAGCCTGGGCCAGCGCATCGACCTGCTGGACAAAGAAGGTGGCCCCCTGGGTCGCAGCCTGGTTTCAGCGGCTCAGCAGCAGGATGCGCTCAATCAGTCCGTGCGCGGCAACATCAACCAGATGGCCGAGGGATTGCTGGAGGCGGCACTGGCCGCCGACAAGGCGCTCGAGCGCATCACCGATGCCGGCGTGTATGTCGATCCGGCCACGGGCCAGGTCAAGATTTATGGCCTGGAGCAGACCAACGAGCATGTGACCACGCTTCAGGTGCTGCTCGATGCGGTGCAGGGGCAGTTGGTGCTCAAGGCCACCACTGCCTATGTGGATGGTGCAATCGCCAATGCCACCCTGTCGCCTGCAGACTTGATTCTCTATGAGGGCCTGGATGCCCGCATTGTCGAAGTCACTCAACAGCTCGACAGCATCAACGGCCAGCTATCTCAGAAGGCCAGCGCCTTGGAGCTGCAGGGCGCCATGGTGCGCCTCACTGCCGCCGAGAGCAATCTGGATGCGCTCAATGGTCAGATCGCGCTGCGTGTCACGCGGGCTGAGTATGAAGCGGATCAGGGTTTGCTCAATGAGCGCATGAACAGCGCTGAGATTCAGCTGAGCGCCATCGATGCGCCGGCCATCACGGCGACGGTGATTGCCGTCAAGAAGGCCGAGCGCGATGCGCAGAAGTCCGCTGAGGCCTTGTTGCGCGACATCCTGAGTGGCGAGCAGACGCGCAATGTGGCCGACACTGCGCTGGCGTTTGCCCGTACAGAGCTCACAGCCAAGGTGGAGGAGGGGCTGTCTGCTGAAGCCGCGGCCCGCACCGAGCTTGCGGCCACGGTGGATGAGCAAGCTGCGGCGTTGTCCCAAGAGTCGAAGGTGCGGGCTACAGAGATCGCTGCTGAAGCCTCTGCGCGGGAGCAGTTGGCTGCGCGGATCGATGGTGATCTCGGGGAGGTGTCTGCGGCTATTGCCGAAGAAAAGTCCGTTCGCACGGACCAGACTGGATACCTTGGCGCCCTGTACTCGCTACGCATGCAGCTTTCGCAGGGCGGCCAGCTGGTGGTGGGCGGCGTTGCCATCTCGGGTACCTCCTCTGAGGAGTCCGGTCCACGCATCGACTATGGCGTGATGGCGAATTCGTTCTGGATCGCGGTGCCCAGCGGCTCGCCAGCGGGGGTGAGCAATGTCAAGCCTTTCTCGGTGCAGACCACGGCGCAGACCATCAATGGGGTGGTGGTTCCGGCCGGTGTCTATATGGATGCTGCCTACATCAACAACGTGACGGTGCTCTTCGGGCGCTTCGGCACCTTGCTGGCGGACAAGATTCAAGCCACGGCTATCAGTGCCAGTCAACTCGCGGCCGGGGATGGCGTGATCGGCGGCACCCTGAAGTCGAGCAACTACGTGGCAGGTTCCAGTGGCTGGATGCTGCGCCCGGACGGCATGGCCGAGTTCTCGGGCGTCATCGTGCGCGGCACTGTGTACGCATGGGCAGGGCAGGTGGGGGGTATCACGATTGCCAGCAATGAACTGCATTCCAGCAACTGGAACAACGTCTATGGGCCGGGCGGCTTGGGCTGGGCGATTCGTGCCAACGGGCAAGCGTACTTCAACGAGCTCAACATTAGAGGGCAGATCAACGGCGGCGCCTATACGGGCTATGCCTGGCCTGCAGCCGGGCAAAGTGGCTTCCACCTGGGGCCAAACGGGCTGCTGATCGGTAATGCCAACAACAGCAAATACTTTCAAGTTACCGCCGAAGGTGACATCTACACGCCAGCTTTCAGGGTCGTTGGCGGTGTGATGACGGTCCAGCAGGTTGATGTCATTGACACCTTGCAGATTAGGAGTGGAGCGATCACTGCGGTAGCTCCACGTTGGGTTGGAAGCGTTGCGTTTTTTGTCTCCACCAGCAGAACGCTCGATGACTTCGCAGTCTCTGCCGCGTATCAAAACATCATCTACCTGGAGTGGTTGAACAACATTGGCGGCGATGGCTTGTATCTCAATGCCTATAGGGGCAGCGGAGAAGACAGCCAGCTTGTGAACGTTGTTTATCCGGGGGCCTATGCCCGCGTAGAGCTGCTGTTTTACGCCAATGGCTCTTACATGGGGTCTACGTCCGTTGAGGTCTTTCAAGGGATAGGCAACTACGTCATCACCCCTCTGTACGCCGTACCCCTGGGGGCTACGCGCGTGCTCGTGAACATGCCACCGATTTCGCGCAACTCTCCGCAAGGACAGCGCTCCCTGAACAACATCAAGATCACCACCATCTCGATCAAGAGATAA
- a CDS encoding DUF1833 family protein, whose protein sequence is MTDFRTRNQRVTDDVGHIELLEVSNPSFSESMFICNDGQDFVSRGISYIGLPFGFTLPDDVSGQAPRMRLTMDNVGRGVSDELERRQPGTTTMAKLIIVPRDQPDVHQHVYWLPMTSVSISGASAQATCSVDELMRRAACMQIANPHTLPGIS, encoded by the coding sequence ATGACCGACTTTCGCACGCGAAACCAGCGAGTGACCGACGACGTTGGGCATATCGAGCTGCTCGAGGTGTCCAACCCCAGCTTTTCGGAGTCCATGTTTATCTGCAATGACGGGCAGGACTTCGTGAGTCGCGGCATCAGCTATATCGGTCTGCCCTTTGGCTTCACGTTGCCTGATGACGTTTCCGGCCAGGCACCACGCATGCGCCTGACCATGGACAACGTGGGGCGCGGCGTCAGTGACGAGCTCGAGCGCCGCCAGCCGGGCACTACCACGATGGCCAAGCTGATCATCGTGCCGCGCGATCAGCCTGATGTGCACCAGCACGTTTACTGGCTGCCCATGACCAGCGTGAGCATCAGCGGGGCGTCCGCCCAAGCCACATGCAGTGTGGACGAGCTCATGCGACGCGCCGCATGCATGCAGATCGCCAACCCTCACACCTTGCCGGGGATCTCCTGA
- a CDS encoding tape measure protein, with amino-acid sequence MAEKVGEIYYDVTLELDQMIKDQRRAQQSLDKTASGLERLTPIAAAAKAALSGLAVMKVIDMADEWGQYASRIKMATKSTEEYTYVQERMLASANATFRGINETRESFIQLSPVLREMGLSLGQSVDVIDTFSGLLVVNAASAEKSKGAMDALAKSLQKGSIDADAWMTIYSTIDSVVDLIAESSGKSAAEIRRLGAEGKLGIDLLVNGVSDGSEKVAKQVKEMPTTVRDAIKSITNGLQEYIGWSNEAHGITATISKVVQTLGENFNFLADTALVAVTAGLARYAGGMAVASVATAAKAVAAMRGAAAEVALAQAQVAETAATLAQTRALQGAGISHAQVSAAALAHEAANKRLAAAQAFATASSTALGAALKGVLGFLGGPVGIAVIAALAAASIFKFGDSASKAVPKVDELTASVDKLTAAQLANQRNKAADAIGLLTSKARDANAAVKALERDQAALNKQLKEGRGGVDAKGMENVNRSLIEAQANADAATKELQEMINADYKLAEAQKQRANAPASKAKVTRSDPEVQKRLAGMRDELELAKLSGAAKARLQAIQKLGANATAEERAEAEKLATTIYDLNEAQKKLREGANGEKFDSKGYLLGLSADSATSEWAKIDAKEKEELSKHKRLLDERKLSQQMYEEGVLLIQQKYGLEREKLQDGLNQLIADKDAAAKEKAKQATDDMERQAQELGNALKESVMTPLERLNAELAKYDSLLASLDISQETYARAVKKANKEYQDSLNQMDQFTVRFAQNVQDQLGDTLYNSLTGNFKDIGTAWGQMLLKMGSQAVAANLARSLFGGAVEGGTGSGMFGSALSAIGSFFGLSGKRENGGDVGAGKMYEVNERGVPELLTVGNKQLLMMAGQSGNVTPLGGMDVAKVPSPEGRGGSWAAPVINMKFINAPSQPEVTQRQGTAGSFDVEVIFKQFEDRIGDGIARGSGTPYRALKGRFGLSD; translated from the coding sequence GTGGCTGAAAAGGTTGGGGAAATTTACTATGACGTGACGCTTGAACTTGATCAGATGATTAAGGATCAGCGCCGCGCACAGCAGAGTCTGGATAAAACGGCATCCGGGCTTGAGCGGCTCACCCCCATCGCTGCGGCCGCAAAGGCTGCGCTCTCTGGTCTGGCAGTGATGAAGGTCATCGACATGGCCGACGAATGGGGGCAGTACGCCAGCCGCATCAAGATGGCCACCAAAAGCACAGAGGAGTACACCTATGTGCAGGAACGGATGCTGGCGTCGGCGAATGCGACGTTCCGCGGAATCAACGAAACGCGAGAAAGCTTCATTCAGCTTTCGCCAGTGTTGCGCGAGATGGGTCTTTCGCTCGGCCAGTCTGTCGATGTGATCGATACCTTCAGTGGTCTGTTGGTGGTCAATGCTGCAAGTGCAGAGAAGTCCAAGGGTGCGATGGATGCGTTGGCAAAGTCGCTGCAGAAAGGCAGCATCGACGCCGATGCTTGGATGACTATCTATTCGACCATTGATAGCGTTGTCGATTTGATTGCAGAGAGCAGTGGCAAGAGTGCGGCAGAGATCCGCCGCTTGGGCGCAGAAGGAAAGCTTGGGATCGACCTTCTTGTTAACGGCGTTTCGGATGGCTCCGAAAAGGTGGCGAAGCAAGTCAAGGAGATGCCCACCACTGTTCGGGATGCGATCAAGTCGATAACCAACGGATTGCAGGAGTACATTGGCTGGAGCAATGAAGCGCATGGCATCACTGCGACCATTTCCAAGGTTGTTCAAACACTTGGCGAGAACTTCAACTTCCTGGCCGATACGGCCCTGGTGGCGGTGACTGCAGGGCTGGCCCGCTATGCAGGTGGAATGGCGGTGGCCAGCGTGGCCACAGCAGCAAAGGCCGTAGCTGCTATGAGGGGCGCGGCTGCAGAGGTGGCCTTGGCGCAAGCGCAGGTTGCAGAGACGGCGGCTACGCTGGCGCAAACAAGGGCGTTGCAGGGTGCCGGAATTAGCCATGCACAGGTATCTGCTGCTGCACTGGCGCACGAGGCCGCCAACAAACGCCTTGCTGCCGCCCAGGCTTTCGCTACAGCCTCGTCCACCGCTTTGGGCGCAGCCTTGAAGGGCGTGCTGGGCTTCCTTGGTGGTCCTGTGGGGATCGCAGTTATTGCAGCTCTGGCTGCGGCCAGCATTTTCAAGTTCGGCGACAGTGCATCGAAGGCCGTACCAAAGGTGGACGAGTTAACAGCTTCGGTAGATAAGCTCACTGCTGCGCAGCTTGCGAATCAGCGTAACAAGGCTGCCGATGCTATTGGGCTGCTGACTTCCAAAGCTCGAGACGCGAATGCTGCCGTTAAGGCCTTGGAGCGTGATCAGGCGGCACTAAACAAGCAGCTTAAGGAAGGTCGGGGCGGGGTTGATGCCAAGGGCATGGAAAACGTGAACCGTTCCTTGATTGAAGCACAGGCCAATGCCGATGCAGCGACCAAAGAGCTGCAGGAAATGATCAATGCCGACTACAAATTGGCAGAAGCTCAGAAGCAGCGAGCGAATGCCCCGGCATCCAAGGCAAAGGTGACTCGCAGCGATCCTGAGGTTCAGAAGCGACTGGCTGGTATGCGCGATGAATTGGAGTTGGCCAAGCTTTCGGGGGCGGCCAAGGCCCGGCTGCAGGCCATTCAGAAGCTGGGAGCGAACGCTACCGCCGAAGAGCGTGCCGAGGCCGAGAAGCTGGCAACGACCATCTACGACCTCAATGAGGCCCAGAAGAAGCTCAGGGAGGGGGCGAACGGCGAGAAATTCGATAGCAAGGGTTACTTGCTGGGTCTGAGCGCCGATTCTGCTACCAGCGAGTGGGCCAAGATTGACGCGAAAGAGAAAGAAGAACTGAGCAAGCACAAGAGGCTGCTCGATGAACGCAAGCTGAGCCAGCAGATGTATGAGGAAGGGGTGCTGCTGATCCAGCAGAAATACGGGCTGGAGCGCGAAAAGCTGCAAGATGGACTGAACCAGTTGATTGCCGATAAAGACGCTGCGGCCAAAGAAAAGGCCAAGCAAGCCACCGACGACATGGAGCGGCAGGCCCAAGAACTGGGCAATGCGCTGAAAGAGTCCGTGATGACACCGCTGGAGCGTTTGAATGCGGAACTCGCCAAGTACGACAGCTTGCTGGCGTCCCTGGACATTTCACAGGAGACATATGCCCGTGCGGTGAAGAAGGCGAACAAGGAATATCAGGACAGCCTGAACCAGATGGATCAGTTCACGGTCCGCTTTGCGCAGAACGTCCAAGACCAGCTGGGCGATACCCTCTACAACAGCCTCACTGGCAACTTCAAAGACATCGGCACGGCCTGGGGGCAGATGCTGCTGAAGATGGGCAGCCAGGCCGTGGCCGCAAATTTGGCGCGATCACTGTTCGGCGGTGCAGTGGAGGGCGGCACGGGCTCTGGGATGTTTGGGTCGGCGCTGAGCGCGATAGGTAGCTTCTTCGGCCTCAGCGGCAAGCGTGAGAACGGTGGTGACGTGGGCGCCGGCAAGATGTACGAAGTCAATGAGCGCGGCGTTCCTGAACTGCTGACCGTGGGCAACAAGCAGTTGCTCATGATGGCCGGCCAGTCGGGCAACGTCACGCCGTTGGGCGGCATGGATGTGGCAAAGGTGCCGTCCCCAGAAGGGCGTGGCGGCTCCTGGGCGGCACCAGTGATCAATATGAAATTCATCAATGCACCGTCGCAGCCTGAAGTGACACAGCGGCAGGGGACTGCTGGTAGCTTTGATGTTGAGGTGATTTTTAAGCAGTTCGAAGATCGCATTGGCGACGGAATTGCGCGCGGCTCTGGAACACCATACAGAGCGCTCAAGGGCCGATTTGGCCTCAGCGACTAG
- a CDS encoding UDP-N-acetylglucosamine acyltransferase, translated as MKKLLAIIFVAALTGCAAPPPLNFSVPEVGVSKAKIDAEVKTVTVTLARPEEAKGEMPMGIESVTNFWKESLQEAIDRMAIFKDDSANKVSIQVKILAFETPGAGASMTSKSIARYEILNRSNGSIIFTQDISAEGTVPWDHAFLGMTRARESINRAAQNNIKLFLQGLETVDVNKPMFPVASK; from the coding sequence ATGAAAAAACTACTGGCAATTATTTTTGTTGCGGCGTTGACAGGCTGTGCAGCACCACCACCACTCAATTTTTCAGTGCCAGAAGTTGGTGTCAGTAAAGCAAAAATTGATGCTGAAGTAAAAACCGTCACGGTCACACTTGCGCGCCCCGAAGAAGCAAAGGGCGAGATGCCAATGGGCATCGAGAGTGTTACAAATTTCTGGAAAGAGTCGTTGCAAGAGGCCATTGACCGTATGGCGATTTTTAAGGACGACTCCGCCAACAAGGTAAGCATTCAAGTCAAAATTTTGGCCTTCGAGACACCTGGTGCTGGTGCGTCGATGACTTCTAAGTCAATAGCACGCTATGAAATACTGAACCGTTCCAACGGTTCTATCATTTTCACACAAGATATTTCGGCCGAGGGCACTGTTCCATGGGATCATGCATTCTTGGGAATGACCAGAGCTCGAGAGTCTATTAATCGCGCAGCACAGAACAATATCAAATTGTTCTTGCAAGGGTTAGAGACGGTGGACGTCAATAAGCCGATGTTCCCTGTGGCATCAAAATGA
- a CDS encoding DUF6246 family protein, whose translation MLIEHGYSRVVTASGLEFSFTPSFAQIAQLGRPGEIVDAFRGLFGARAHLNARYVLAVLCDQDDATALLGWLDEDGEHEGCMPVLEQISLAAHLMRHGLVGTGGSKEQGSRPVTEFNVAEYVAAARVHLGMGTADAEALSMSEFQALFEMKYPDAKKKKRDVPTREEYRAAMAAFQK comes from the coding sequence ATGCTGATTGAGCACGGTTACTCCAGAGTCGTGACTGCCAGCGGTCTGGAGTTCTCTTTCACACCGTCATTCGCCCAGATCGCCCAGCTCGGTCGCCCGGGCGAAATCGTTGATGCCTTTCGCGGTCTGTTCGGCGCCCGCGCACATCTCAACGCTCGTTATGTGCTCGCTGTGCTGTGTGACCAGGACGATGCAACAGCCCTGCTGGGATGGCTTGATGAGGATGGCGAGCACGAGGGGTGCATGCCTGTGCTCGAGCAGATAAGCTTGGCAGCTCATCTGATGCGCCATGGACTGGTGGGTACGGGTGGCAGTAAGGAACAGGGTTCTAGGCCTGTGACGGAATTCAACGTCGCTGAGTACGTTGCCGCCGCCCGCGTTCACCTGGGCATGGGCACTGCAGACGCCGAAGCGCTGAGCATGAGCGAGTTTCAGGCGTTGTTCGAAATGAAGTACCCGGATGCCAAGAAGAAAAAGCGGGATGTTCCCACCCGTGAGGAGTACCGGGCTGCCATGGCAGCATTTCAAAAATGA